A genomic segment from Gossypium hirsutum isolate 1008001.06 chromosome D04, Gossypium_hirsutum_v2.1, whole genome shotgun sequence encodes:
- the LOC107899655 gene encoding NAC transcription factor 25-like isoform X1, with amino-acid sequence MLGGSSMEEIPAAGNNSSEIQLPPGFRFHPSDEELIVHYLKNKVTSNPLPASIIAEIDLYKYNPWELPIKASFGEDEWFFFSPRDRKYPNGARPNRAAASGYWKATGTDRPILTSCGTKSIGVKKALVFYKGRPPKGTKTEWIMHEYRLLETMIWTPKRKGSMRLDDWVLCRVRQKASIQRNSWEDRNISSHEPADSFYVPNSIEPWPSNTNHNVEMGKTYLFNDCPMLPFIFASQDLPCFDSTSSISFQSSDKSCTSLQEANSGNNNMQISFSSLQNLFNPLKRESMEKGSFVPTSCKKLKNTEKDCSEMNFYRSNHLENSDSSPHQWNSMMQYDQQLNLPDFTETD; translated from the exons atgtTGGGTGGCTCTTCAATGGAGGAAATACCAGCTGCTGGTAATAACTCATCGGAGATCCAGCTTCCTCCAGGTTTTAGATTCCACCCTTCTGATGAAGAGCTCATAGTCCATTACTTGAAAAACAAAGTGACTTCCAACCCTCTTCCAGCTTCTATTATAGCTGAGATtgatttatacaaatataatccATGGGAGCTTCCAA ttaaagcTTCGTTCGGAGAAGATGAATGGTTTTTTTTCTCTCCAAGAGACCGGAAGTATCCGAACGGGGCGAGGCCTAATAGAGCGGCAGCTTCGGGGTATTGGAAGGCGACGGGGACGGATAGACCGATCCTAACGTCGTGTGGAACCAAGAGTATTGGAGTGAAGAAAGCTCTGGTATTCTACAAAGGACGTCCACCTAAAGGGACCAAGACAGAGTGGATCATGCACGAGTATAGGCTGCTTGAAACCATGATTTGGACTCCCAAACGAAAAGGGTCTATGAGG TTAGATGATTGGGTGCTTTGTCGAGTGAGGCAAAAAGCCAGCATACAAAGGAACAGTTGGGAAGATAGAAATATTAGCAGTCATGAACCAGCTGATAGCTTCTATGTCCCCAATTCCATTGAGCCATGGCCTTCCAACACAAACCACAACGTTGAAATGGGCAAAACCTACCTATTCAATGACTGCCCTATGTTGCCTTTCATTTTTGCATCTCAAGACCTTCCTTGCTTCGACTCAACCTCCAGCATTAGCTTCCAAAGCAGTGACAAATCTTGCACATCCCTCCAGGAAGCCAATTCTGGCAACAACAACATGCAGATTTCATTTTCGTCCCTACAAAACCTGTTTAACCCTTTGAAAAGAGAGTCCATGGAAAAAGGTAGTTTTGTCCCAACTAGCTGTAAGAAGCTCAAGAATACTGAGAAAGATTGCAGTGAAATGAACTTTTATAGATCAAACCATTTGGAAAACAGTGATTCTAGTCCACATCAATGGAATTCAATGATGCAGTATGATCAACAACTTAATCTCCCGGATTTTACTGAAACTGACTAA
- the LOC107899655 gene encoding NAC transcription factor 25-like (The RefSeq protein has 6 substitutions compared to this genomic sequence), with translation MLGGSSMEEIPAAGNNSSEIQLPPGFRFHPSDEELIVHYLKNKVTSNPLPASIIAEIDLYKYNPWELPTSFGEDEWFFFSPRDRKYPNGARPNRAAASGYWKATGTDRPILTSCGTKSIGVKKALVFYKGRPPKGTKTEWIMHEYRLLETMIWTPKRKGSMRLDDWVLCRVRQKASIQRNSWEDRNISSHEPADSFYVPNSIEPWPSNTKHNVEMGKTYLFNDCPMLPFIFASQDLPCFDTTSSISFQSSDKSCTSLQEANSGNNNMQISFSSLQNLFNPLKRESMEEGSFVPTSCKKLKNTEKDCSEVNFYRSNHLENSDSSPHQWNPMMQYDQQLNFPDFTETD, from the exons atgtTGGGTGGCTCTTCAATGGAGGAAATACCAGCTGCTGGTAATAACTCATCGGAGATCCAGCTTCCTCCAGGTTTTAGATTCCACCCTTCTGATGAAGAGCTCATAGTCCATTACTTGAAAAACAAAGTGACTTCCAACCCTCTTCCAGCTTCTATTATAGCTGAGATtgatttatacaaatataatccATGGGAGCTTCCAA cTTCGTTCGGAGAAGATGAATGGTTTTTTTTCTCTCCAAGAGACCGGAAGTATCCGAACGGGGCGAGGCCTAATAGAGCGGCAGCTTCGGGGTATTGGAAGGCGACGGGGACGGATAGACCGATCCTAACGTCGTGTGGAACCAAGAGTATTGGAGTGAAGAAAGCTCTGGTATTCTACAAAGGACGTCCACCTAAAGGGACCAAGACAGAGTGGATCATGCACGAGTATAGGCTGCTTGAAACCATGATTTGGACTCCCAAACGAAAAGGGTCTATGAGG TTAGATGATTGGGTGCTTTGTCGAGTGAGGCAAAAAGCCAGCATACAAAGGAACAGTTGGGAAGATAGAAATATTAGCAGTCATGAACCAGCTGATAGCTTCTATGTCCCCAATTCCATTGAGCCATGGCCTTCCAACACAAACCACAACGTTGAAATGGGCAAAACCTACCTATTCAATGACTGCCCTATGTTGCCTTTCATTTTTGCATCTCAAGACCTTCCTTGCTTCGACTCAACCTCCAGCATTAGCTTCCAAAGCAGTGACAAATCTTGCACATCCCTCCAGGAAGCCAATTCTGGCAACAACAACATGCAGATTTCATTTTCGTCCCTACAAAACCTGTTTAACCCTTTGAAAAGAGAGTCCATGGAAAAAGGTAGTTTTGTCCCAACTAGCTGTAAGAAGCTCAAGAATACTGAGAAAGATTGCAGTGAAATGAACTTTTATAGATCAAACCATTTGGAAAACAGTGATTCTAGTCCACATCAATGGAATTCAATGATGCAGTATGATCAACAACTTAATCTCCCGGATTTTACTGAAACTGACTAA
- the LOC107899658 gene encoding syntaxin-71 codes for MSVIDILTRVDVICKRYDKYDVEKQRDQNVSGGDAFARAYAAVEADIESALEKVELASKEKSKASAVAVNAEIRRTKARLLEEVPTLQRLAVKKVKGISTEEMATRNDLVLALPDRIQAIPDGTAATKQTGGWMSSASSASRTAIKFDSDERFDNEYFQESEQSSQFRQEYEMRKMKQDQGLDMISEGLDTLKNMAHDMNEELDRQVPLMDEIDTKVDKAAADLKNTNVRLKDTVTQLRSSRNFCIDIVLLCIVLGIAAYLYNVLKK; via the exons atgagtGTAATCGATATATTGACAAGAGTAGATGTGATCTGCAAGAGGTACGATAAATACGACGTCGAAAAGCAGCGTGACCAAAATGTCTCCGGCGGTGATGCTTTTGCTCGCGCTTACGCCGCAGTCGAAGCCGACATTGAATCCGCTCTTGAG AAAGTGGAACTTGCTTCCAAGGAGAAAAGTAAGGCATCTGCTGTTGCAGTCAATGCTGAGATTCGTCGAACCAAGGCTCGATTGCTTGAGGAGGTCCCTACGCTGCAGAGATTGGCTGTTAAGAAG GTTAAAGGGATTTCAACTGAAGAGATGGCTACTCGTAATGATCTGGTCCTTGCATTGCCGGACAGGATTCAAGCTATACCTGATGGAACTGCTGCTACTAAACAAACTGGGGGCTGGATGTCTTCAGCATCTTCAGCTTCTCGTACTGCAATTAAGTTTGATTCAG ATGAGCGATTTGACAACGAATACTTTCAAGAATCTGAGCAGTCAAGTCAGTTCAGGCAGGAGTATGAAATGAGGAAAATGAAGCAG GACCAAGGTTTGGATATGATTTCAGAAGGTTTGGATACTTTAAAGAACATGGCTCATGATATGAATGAG GAACTAGATAGGCAAGTTCCTTTGATGGATGAAATTGACACCAAG GTGGACAAGGCAGCTGCTGACCTTAAGAATACCAATGTTAGACTTAAAGATACTGTCACACAG TTGAGGTCCAGCCGAAATTTCTGTATTGATATCGTATTGCTGTGCATAGTTCTGGGAATAGCTGCCTATTTGTACAA TGTTCTGAAGAAGTGA